Proteins encoded together in one Coffea arabica cultivar ET-39 chromosome 2c, Coffea Arabica ET-39 HiFi, whole genome shotgun sequence window:
- the LOC140035551 gene encoding uncharacterized protein, with product MYASQHIGTFIEKQSFEQVEINRLRLQVSIDVVQWLALQGCAFRGRDESEKSLNRGNFHQLIKLLASYNDKVANVGQENAPSNASYTSSEIQKEILYIFFNKEAIFSTLSQHNLAIHNIRGQGYDGASNMRGEWNGLQALICHECPYAYYIHCLAHRLQLALVAASREVASVHQFFSNLVFIINIVITSSKCNDELKEAQAIEIATKIANGELETGKGLNQIATLKRVGDTCWDSHLNSISSLLKMFNATCVVLSNIAVNGGSYS from the exons ATGTATGCTTCTCAACACATTGGAACTTTCATTGAGAAACAAAGTTTTGAGCAAGTTGAGATTAATCGATTAAGGCTTCAAGTTTCAATTGATGTAGTGCAATGGCTTGCACTTCAAGGTTGTGCCTTTCGAGGACGAGATGAGAGTGAAAAATCTCTTAATCGTGGAAACTTTCATCAACTTATCAAGTTGTTGGCTTCTTATAATGATAAG GTTGCAAATGTTGGTCAAGAAAATGCTCCATCCAATGCCTCCTATACATCTTCTGAAATTCAAAAGGAGattctttatatatttttcaataag GAAGCTATTTTTTCTACTCTCTCTCAACATAATTTGGCCATTCATAACATTCGTGGACAAGGGTATGATGGAGCTAGTAATATGAGAGGTGAATGGAATGGCTTGCAAGCTTTAATTTGCCATGAATGTCCATATGCCTATTACATTCATTGTTTAGCCCATAGACTTCAACTTGCTTTAGTTGCAGCTTCTAGAGAAGTAGCTTCTGTTCACCAATTCTTCTCCAATTTAGTTTTTATTATCAACATTGTTATTACATCTAGCAAATGTAATGATGAATTAAAGGAGGCTCAAGCAATTGAAATTGCTACTAAGATTGCTAATGGTGAACTTGAAACTGGAAAGGGGCTTAATCAAATTGCCACTTTAAAACGAGTTGGAGATACTTGTTGGGATTCTCATTTGAATTCTATTTCTAGTTTACTGAAAATGTTCAATGCTACTTGTGTGGTTTTAAGTAACATTGCAGTAAATGGAGGTTCATACTCTTAA
- the LOC113726798 gene encoding tubulin-folding cofactor D isoform X1, giving the protein MAVATKVAIEDVVKQVVNEDDDERDTCHIVMQRYFLQEWKIVKSLLDDIVAAGRVSDFSSVRKIRSILDKYQEQSQLVEPYLEHIVPPIMFIIRSQTAELGVASEGILDVIKPLSIIIYSVVTVCGYKAVIKFFPHQVSDLELAVSLLEKCHNTDSGTSLREESTGEMEAKCVILLWLSILVLIPFDLSSVDTSMVDGNNVDRGELPPLVQRIIGFAKDYLSSSGPMRTIAGLLLSRLLTRPDMSKAFSSFTNWTHEVLSSQTNDVTDHFRLLGAGEALAAIFKTGSPKLLLEVVPTVWSDTSALMKSNTAVRSPLLRKFLVKLSQRIALACLPNRPPSWHYVGRTSTLEEHIPSGVPKSDQGNDSSKIFSNSCDQDECCPQEEDMDVPEIVEEIIELLLSGLRDTDTVVRWSAAKGIGRITSHLTCTLADEVLASILELFSPGEGDGSWHGGCLAMAELARRGLLLPINFCKVVPVVVKALHYDIRRGPHSVGSHVRDAAAYVCWAFGRSYYHTDMRSVLEQLASHLLTIACYDREVNCRRAAAAAFQENVGRQGNFPHGIDIVNTADYFALSSRVNSYLHVAVCIAEYDDYLHPFVDELRHSKICHWDKGLRELATNALSALVRYKPDYFAGVILEKLIPCTLSSDLCMRHGATLAVGEVILALHKCGYLLSTDKQKQIAGIVPAIEKARLYRGKGGEIMRSAVSRFIECISLAHIQLTEKIKRSFLDTLNENLRHPNSQIQHAAVEALKRFVCAYLVGLGNKSIYDILPKYLEQLSDANVAARRGSALALGVLPSDILASQWKVVLLKLCSCCEIENNPEDRDAESRVNAVKALVSVCETLTQEIEHSSFFSSEDTVSFLLFVKNEVMQSLFKALDDYSVDNRGDVGSWVREAAIVGIEKCTYILCRRSSLVSTSQLQESKSIPEWQNEDNIPDDGVQSYFDASLSTSLVGGLVKQAVEKMDKIRELAAKVLQRILYSNTVPVPFIACQEKLKDIIPEKADSEWGEPAFLYPRFIQLLQLSCYSKYVISGLVISIGGLQDSLRKVSLSALLDYLQGKEAKDRESSLASDILWVLQNYKRCDRVTVPTLKTIEILFSKKVFLNMEAYTPIFCAGILDSITVELKGSKDFSKLYSGIAILGYIASLSDLINKWAFTHLLTFLSHRYPKIRKATAEQVYLVLLQNGSLVADINLEKALDIISETCWEGDFDEVKRKKLELCDMADVEAGQLPKATSEQNNTVQRRETLDENASYSSLVESVGF; this is encoded by the exons ATGGCGGTGGCGACTAAGGTAGCAATCGAAGATGTAGTGAAGCAAGTGGTAAATGAAGACGATGACGAACGAGATACTTGCCACATCGTTATGCAGAGATACTTCCTCCAAGAATGGAAGATCGTTAAGTCCCTTCTCGACGACATCGTTGCTGCCGGACGCGTCTCCGACTTCTCCTCTGTTCGCAAGATCCGATCCATT CTGGACAAGTATCAGGAACAAAGTCAACTGGTAGAGCCTTATCTGGAGCACATTGTTCCTCCCATAATGTTTATTATTCGCTCTCAAACCGCTGAACTAGGGGTGGCATCAGAGGGAATTCTTGATGTGATCAAACCTTTATCCATCATAATTTATTCCGTCGTAACAGTCTGTGGTTATAAGGCTGTCATCAAGTTCTTCCCACACCAGGTTTCTGATTTAGAACTTGCAGTCAGTCTCTTGGAGAAATGTCACAACACTGATTCTGGAACATCACTGAGGGAAGAAAGTACAGGAGAGATGGAGGCAAAATGCGTGATTCTACTCTGGCTTTCAATTCTTGTGCTGATTCCTTTCGATTTATCATCTGTTGATACTAGTATGGTCGATGGTAATAATGTTGACAGAGGAGAGCTGCCTCCCCTTGTACAAAGGATTATAGGGTTTGCAAAAGATTATTTGTCAAGTTCAGGTCCAATGCGTACAATCGCTGGATTATTGCTCTCAAGGCTTTTGACTCGCCCTGATATGTCAAAGGCTTTTTCCAG CTTTACTAATTGGACCCATGAAGTTCTATCTTCTCAGACAAACGATGTTACTGATCATTTCCGATTATTAGGTGCAGGAGAAGCTTTGGCTGCCATTTTTAAG ACTGGCAGCCCTAAACTGCTACTTGAAGTGGTTCCAACTGTTTGGAGTGACACATCAGCTTTGATGAAGTCGAACACTGCAGTTCGTAGTCCTTTACTTCGCAAATTCTTAGTGAAGCTATCTCAGCGGATTGCACTTGCTTGCCTGCCTAACCGTCCACCATCATGGCACTATGTG GGTAGAACTAGCACTCTTGAAGAGCATATCCCTTCAGGTGTCCCCAAAAGTGATCAAGGCAATGATTCTTCAAAGATTTTTTCTAACTCTTGCGACCAAGATGAATGCTGCCCTCAAGAGGAAGATATGGATGTTCCAGAAATAGTGGAAGAGATTATTGAACTACTGCTTTCAGGACTGAGAGACACG GATACTGTTGTGCGCTGGTCTGCTGCGAAAGGTATTGGTCGCATTACTTCACACTTAACTTGCACACTTGCAGATGAAGTCCTTGCATCTATACTGGAGCTATTTTCACCTGGCGAG GGCGATGGTTCCTGGCACGGTGGTTGCTTGGCCATGGCTGAATTGGCACGAAGAGGATTACTTTTGCCCATCAATTTTTGTAAAGTTGTGCCAGTTGTTGTGAAG GCATTACATTACGACATTCGAAGAGGTCCACACAGTGTTGGATCCCATGTACGTGATGCTGCTGCATATGTTTGTTGGGCATTTGGCCGCTCATATTATCACACAGATATGAGAAGTGTACTTGAACAGCTGGCTTCCCACCTCTTAACCATAGCTTGCTATGACCGTGAG GTTAACTGCAGAAGAGCAGCAGCAGCTGCTTTTCAGGAGAATGTAGGGAGACAAGGGAATTTTCCCCATGGCATTGATATTGTGAATACAGCTGATTACTTTGCACTCTCTTCAAGGGTAAACTCCTATCTCCATGTTGCTGTCTGCATTGCTGAGTACGATGACTATCTTCACCCTTTTGTGGATGAATTGCGGCATAGCAAGATCTGTCATTGG GACAAAGGTTTGAGAGAGCTTGCAACAAATGCTCTTTCTGCCCTTGTAAGATACAAGCCTGATTATTTTGCGGGTGTCATTCTTGAGAAATTAATTCCTTGCACCCTGTCATCTGATTTATGCATGCGGCATGGTGCAACTTTAGCAGTTGGAGAAGTTATTTTGGCTTTACACAAGTGTGGCTATCTTCTTTCAACAG ATAAGCAAAAGCAAATTGCTGGTATAGTTCCTGCAATTGAGAAAGCGCGTCTTTATCGTGGGAAAGGTGGAGAAATAATGCGCTCTGCTGTTTCACGCTTCATTGAGTGCATTTCCTTGGCTCATATACAGTTGACAGAGAAAATAAAGCGAAGTTTTCTTGATACTCTTAATGAGAATCTGAGACATCCTAATTCTCAAATACAG CATGCTGCTGTTGAAGCCCTGAAGCGCTTTGTCTGTGCTTACCTTGTTGGATTGGGAAATAAAAGCATTTATGACATTTTGCCGAAATACCTTGAACAATTAAGTGATGCTAATGTGGCTGCAAGACGGGGATCTGCACTTGCACTAGGTGTTTTGCCTTCAGACATTCTTGCTAGTCAATGGAAAGTTGTACTTTTGAAGCTCTGTAGCTGTTGCGAAATTGAG AATAATCCTGAAGATCGGGATGCTGAGTCACGGGTGAATGCTGTCAAAGCACTTGTCTCAGTTTGTGAAACTTTAACTCAGGAAATTGAGCATTCTAGTTTCTTCTCTAGTGAAGAtactgtttcttttcttttatttgtgaaaaatgaAGTTATGCAGAGTCTGTTTAAAGCTCTAGATGATTACTCTGTGGACAATAGAGGTGATGTAGGCTCTTGGGTTCGTGAGGCTGCCATTGTTGGCATTGAAAAGTGTACATATATTCTATGTCGTAGAAGTTCCTTGGTCTCTACAAGTCAATTACAAGAAAGTAAATCCATTCCAGAATGGCAGAACGAAGATAATATTCCAGATGATGGGGTCCAATCATATTTTGATGCAAGTCTTTCAACTAGTTTGGTTGGTGGCCTTGTTAAGCAAGCGGTGGAGAAGATGGATAAGATAAGGGAATTAGCTGCTAAGGTTCTTCAAAGGATTTTGTATAGCAATACGGTACCAGTTCCATTTATAGCTTGCCAAGAGAAATTAAAAGATATAATTCCTGAAAAAGCCGATTCAGAATGGGGG GAACCAGCTTTCTTATATCCTCGGTTTATTCAGTTACTTCAGCTCAGTTGTTACAGTAAATATGTGATATCAGGGTTGGTTATTTCTATTGGTGGACTGCAAGATTCTTTGAGAAAGGTGTCACTGAGTGCTCTGTTGGATTATCTTCAAGGGAAAGAAGCAAAGGATAGGGAGTCGAGTCTCGCCTCTGATATTCTTTGGGTTCTTCAGAATTACAAAAGATGCGACAGAGTCACAGTACCAACTTTAAAG acTATTGAGATTCTTTTCAGCAAAAAGGTGTTCTTAAACATGGAG GCATATACTCCAATCTTTTGTGCTGGCATTCTGGATTCCATCACAGTAGAGTTGAAAGGATCTAAGGATTTTTCGAAGTTATACTCTGGGATTGCAATTCTTGGATATATTGCTTCGCTTTCAGATCTCATTAATAAGTGGGCCTTCACGCATCTTCTGACTTTTCTTAGCCATAGATACCCCAAG ATTCGTAAGGCTACTGCAGAACAAGTGTATCTTGTCCTCCTGCAAAATGGGAGTTTGGTAGCAGACATAAATTTGGAGAAAGCACTTGATATTATTTCAGAAACCTGTTGGGAAGGTGACTTTGATGAAGTAAAACGTAAAAAGTTAGAACTCTGTGATATGGCAGATGTTGAAGCTGGTCAGCTTCCTAAAGCTACCAGTGAACAAAACAACACTGTACAGAGGCGTGAAACACTTGATGAAAACGCGTCATATTCCTCATTAGTTGAATCAGTTGGGTTTTAG
- the LOC113726798 gene encoding tubulin-folding cofactor D isoform X2 gives MAVATKVAIEDVVKQVVNEDDDERDTCHIVMQRYFLQEWKIVKSLLDDIVAAGRVSDFSSVRKIRSILDKYQEQSQLVEPYLEHIVPPIMFIIRSQTAELGVASEGILDVIKPLSIIIYSVVTVCGYKAVIKFFPHQVSDLELAVSLLEKCHNTDSGTSLREESTGEMEAKCVILLWLSILVLIPFDLSSVDTSMVDGNNVDRGELPPLVQRIIGFAKDYLSSSGPMRTIAGLLLSRLLTRPDMSKAFSSFTNWTHEVLSSQTNDVTDHFRLLGAGEALAAIFKTGSPKLLLEVVPTVWSDTSALMKSNTAVRSPLLRKFLVKLSQRIALACLPNRPPSWHYVGRTSTLEEHIPSGVPKSDQGNDSSKIFSNSCDQDECCPQEEDMDVPEIVEEIIELLLSGLRDTDTVVRWSAAKGIGRITSHLTCTLADEVLASILELFSPGEGDGSWHGGCLAMAELARRGLLLPINFCKVVPVVVKALHYDIRRGPHSVGSHVRDAAAYVCWAFGRSYYHTDMRSVLEQLASHLLTIACYDREVNCRRAAAAAFQENVGRQGNFPHGIDIVNTADYFALSSRVNSYLHVAVCIAEYDDYLHPFVDELRHSKICHWDKGLRELATNALSALVRYKPDYFAGVILEKLIPCTLSSDLCMRHGATLAVGEVILALHKCGYLLSTDKQKQIAGIVPAIEKARLYRGKGGEIMRSAVSRFIECISLAHIQLTEKIKRSFLDTLNENLRHPNSQIQHAAVEALKRFVCAYLVGLGNKSIYDILPKYLEQLSDANVAARRGSALALGVLPSDILASQWKVVLLKLCSCCEIENNPEDRDAESRVNAVKALVSVCETLTQEIEHSSFFSSEDTVSFLLFVKNEVMQSLFKALDDYSVDNRGDVGSWVREAAIVGIEKCTYILCRRSSLVSTSQLQESKSIPEWQNEDNIPDDGVQSYFDASLSTSLVGGLVKQAVEKMDKIRELAAKVLQRILYSNTVPVPFIACQEKLKDIIPEKADSEWGGWLFLLVDCKIL, from the exons ATGGCGGTGGCGACTAAGGTAGCAATCGAAGATGTAGTGAAGCAAGTGGTAAATGAAGACGATGACGAACGAGATACTTGCCACATCGTTATGCAGAGATACTTCCTCCAAGAATGGAAGATCGTTAAGTCCCTTCTCGACGACATCGTTGCTGCCGGACGCGTCTCCGACTTCTCCTCTGTTCGCAAGATCCGATCCATT CTGGACAAGTATCAGGAACAAAGTCAACTGGTAGAGCCTTATCTGGAGCACATTGTTCCTCCCATAATGTTTATTATTCGCTCTCAAACCGCTGAACTAGGGGTGGCATCAGAGGGAATTCTTGATGTGATCAAACCTTTATCCATCATAATTTATTCCGTCGTAACAGTCTGTGGTTATAAGGCTGTCATCAAGTTCTTCCCACACCAGGTTTCTGATTTAGAACTTGCAGTCAGTCTCTTGGAGAAATGTCACAACACTGATTCTGGAACATCACTGAGGGAAGAAAGTACAGGAGAGATGGAGGCAAAATGCGTGATTCTACTCTGGCTTTCAATTCTTGTGCTGATTCCTTTCGATTTATCATCTGTTGATACTAGTATGGTCGATGGTAATAATGTTGACAGAGGAGAGCTGCCTCCCCTTGTACAAAGGATTATAGGGTTTGCAAAAGATTATTTGTCAAGTTCAGGTCCAATGCGTACAATCGCTGGATTATTGCTCTCAAGGCTTTTGACTCGCCCTGATATGTCAAAGGCTTTTTCCAG CTTTACTAATTGGACCCATGAAGTTCTATCTTCTCAGACAAACGATGTTACTGATCATTTCCGATTATTAGGTGCAGGAGAAGCTTTGGCTGCCATTTTTAAG ACTGGCAGCCCTAAACTGCTACTTGAAGTGGTTCCAACTGTTTGGAGTGACACATCAGCTTTGATGAAGTCGAACACTGCAGTTCGTAGTCCTTTACTTCGCAAATTCTTAGTGAAGCTATCTCAGCGGATTGCACTTGCTTGCCTGCCTAACCGTCCACCATCATGGCACTATGTG GGTAGAACTAGCACTCTTGAAGAGCATATCCCTTCAGGTGTCCCCAAAAGTGATCAAGGCAATGATTCTTCAAAGATTTTTTCTAACTCTTGCGACCAAGATGAATGCTGCCCTCAAGAGGAAGATATGGATGTTCCAGAAATAGTGGAAGAGATTATTGAACTACTGCTTTCAGGACTGAGAGACACG GATACTGTTGTGCGCTGGTCTGCTGCGAAAGGTATTGGTCGCATTACTTCACACTTAACTTGCACACTTGCAGATGAAGTCCTTGCATCTATACTGGAGCTATTTTCACCTGGCGAG GGCGATGGTTCCTGGCACGGTGGTTGCTTGGCCATGGCTGAATTGGCACGAAGAGGATTACTTTTGCCCATCAATTTTTGTAAAGTTGTGCCAGTTGTTGTGAAG GCATTACATTACGACATTCGAAGAGGTCCACACAGTGTTGGATCCCATGTACGTGATGCTGCTGCATATGTTTGTTGGGCATTTGGCCGCTCATATTATCACACAGATATGAGAAGTGTACTTGAACAGCTGGCTTCCCACCTCTTAACCATAGCTTGCTATGACCGTGAG GTTAACTGCAGAAGAGCAGCAGCAGCTGCTTTTCAGGAGAATGTAGGGAGACAAGGGAATTTTCCCCATGGCATTGATATTGTGAATACAGCTGATTACTTTGCACTCTCTTCAAGGGTAAACTCCTATCTCCATGTTGCTGTCTGCATTGCTGAGTACGATGACTATCTTCACCCTTTTGTGGATGAATTGCGGCATAGCAAGATCTGTCATTGG GACAAAGGTTTGAGAGAGCTTGCAACAAATGCTCTTTCTGCCCTTGTAAGATACAAGCCTGATTATTTTGCGGGTGTCATTCTTGAGAAATTAATTCCTTGCACCCTGTCATCTGATTTATGCATGCGGCATGGTGCAACTTTAGCAGTTGGAGAAGTTATTTTGGCTTTACACAAGTGTGGCTATCTTCTTTCAACAG ATAAGCAAAAGCAAATTGCTGGTATAGTTCCTGCAATTGAGAAAGCGCGTCTTTATCGTGGGAAAGGTGGAGAAATAATGCGCTCTGCTGTTTCACGCTTCATTGAGTGCATTTCCTTGGCTCATATACAGTTGACAGAGAAAATAAAGCGAAGTTTTCTTGATACTCTTAATGAGAATCTGAGACATCCTAATTCTCAAATACAG CATGCTGCTGTTGAAGCCCTGAAGCGCTTTGTCTGTGCTTACCTTGTTGGATTGGGAAATAAAAGCATTTATGACATTTTGCCGAAATACCTTGAACAATTAAGTGATGCTAATGTGGCTGCAAGACGGGGATCTGCACTTGCACTAGGTGTTTTGCCTTCAGACATTCTTGCTAGTCAATGGAAAGTTGTACTTTTGAAGCTCTGTAGCTGTTGCGAAATTGAG AATAATCCTGAAGATCGGGATGCTGAGTCACGGGTGAATGCTGTCAAAGCACTTGTCTCAGTTTGTGAAACTTTAACTCAGGAAATTGAGCATTCTAGTTTCTTCTCTAGTGAAGAtactgtttcttttcttttatttgtgaaaaatgaAGTTATGCAGAGTCTGTTTAAAGCTCTAGATGATTACTCTGTGGACAATAGAGGTGATGTAGGCTCTTGGGTTCGTGAGGCTGCCATTGTTGGCATTGAAAAGTGTACATATATTCTATGTCGTAGAAGTTCCTTGGTCTCTACAAGTCAATTACAAGAAAGTAAATCCATTCCAGAATGGCAGAACGAAGATAATATTCCAGATGATGGGGTCCAATCATATTTTGATGCAAGTCTTTCAACTAGTTTGGTTGGTGGCCTTGTTAAGCAAGCGGTGGAGAAGATGGATAAGATAAGGGAATTAGCTGCTAAGGTTCTTCAAAGGATTTTGTATAGCAATACGGTACCAGTTCCATTTATAGCTTGCCAAGAGAAATTAAAAGATATAATTCCTGAAAAAGCCGATTCAGAATGGGGG GGTTGGTTATTTCTATTGGTGGACTGCAAGATTCTTTGA
- the LOC113726799 gene encoding methionine aminopeptidase 1A isoform X1 — MAGGGADAVETAALCCAKCGKPAHLQCPKCVELKLPREGAAFCTQDCFKASWGSHKSIHLKAKLLELSPGNEQDATSPASSWLYCLKKGQARTLKMPNFDWTGTLRPYPISKKREVPAHVEQPDWASDGIPKVEPNSDLQHTVEIKTPDQIERMRETCRIAREVLDAAARVIRPGITTDEIDAVVHEATVSAGGYPSPLNYHFFPKSCCTSVNEVICHGIPDARKLEDGDIVNVDVTVYYKGVHGDLNETFFVGNVDEASQRLVQCTYECLEKAISIVKPGVRFREVGEVINRHALMSGFSVVKSYCGHGIGELFHCAPNIPHYARNKAVGIMKAGQTFTIEPMINAGVWRDRMWPDGWTAVTADGKCSAQFEHTLLVTETGVEVLTARLPTSPNVFPWIHS; from the exons atggcGGGTGGAGGAGCAGATGCTGTTGAAACTGCAGCCTTGTGCTGTGCTAAATGTGGCAAACCAGCTCATCTTCA GTGCCCCAAATGTGTAGAGCTGAAGCTTCCCCGTGAAGGTGCTGCTTTCTG CACACAGGACTGTTTCAAGGCATCCTGGGGTTCTCATAAATCAATTCACTTGAAAGCGAAATTATTGGAACTTTCACCTGGCAATGAGCAAGATGCTACCTCTCCTGCAAGCAGTTGGCTTTATTGCTTGAAGAAAGGACAGGCTCGTACACTGAAAATGCCAAACTTTGATTGGACAGG GACACTAAGGCCGTATCCTATATCAAAAAAGCGTGAAGTTCCTGCTCACGTTGAACAACCTGATTGGGCAAGTGAT GGAATCCCAAAGGTTGAGCCAAATAGTGACCTGCAGCACACTGTTGAG ATCAAGACTCCCGACCAAATTGAGAGAATGCGAGAAACTTGTCGA ATTGCAAGAGAAGTTTTGGATGCAGCTGCCCGTGTTATTCGACCTGGCATAACTACTGATGAAATTGATGCGGTGGTTCATGAAGCTACTGTTTCTGCAG GTGGATACCCATCGCCTCTGAACTATCATTTCTTCCCAAAATCTTGCTGCAC GTCAGTTAATGAGGTAATCTGCCATGGAATTCCGGATGCAAG GAAATTAGAGGATGGCGACATTGTAAATGTAGATGTAACTGTGTACTATAAAGGGGTCCATG GTGATCTCAATGAAACATTCTTTGTGGGCAACGTTGATGAAGCATCTCAGCGGCTCGTGCAATGTACATACGAGTGTTTGGAGAAGGCAATATCTATTG TCAAGCCTGGGGTACGATTTCGTGAAGTTGGAGAGGTCATCAATCGACACGCTTTGATGTCAGGCTTCTCTGTG GTCAAATCTTATTGTGGTCATGGTATTGGAGAGCTATTCCATTGTGCACCAAATATTCCGCATTATGCTA GAAATAAAGCAGTTGGTATAATGAAGGCTGGCCAGACCTTTACTATAGAACCAATGATCAATGCAG GTGTTTGGCGTGACCGGATGTGGCCTGATGGATGGACAGCTGTTACTGCAGATGGAAAATGCAGTGCTCAGTTTGAACACACTCTTTTG GTGACAGAGACGGGGGTTGAAGTTCTCACAGCACGCTTGCCAACATCCCCCAACGTGTTCCCCTGGATACATTCATAA
- the LOC113726799 gene encoding methionine aminopeptidase 1A isoform X2 → MAGGGADAVETAALCCAKCGKPAHLQCPKCVELKLPREGAAFCTQDCFKASWGSHKSIHLKAKLLELSPGNEQDATSPASSWLYCLKKGQARTLKMPNFDWTGTLRPYPISKKREVPAHVEQPDWASDGIPKVEPNSDLQHTVEIKTPDQIERMRETCRIAREVLDAAARVIRPGITTDEIDAVVHEATVSAGGYPSPLNYHFFPKSCCTSVNEVICHGIPDARYLLLETKHIHGDLNETFFVGNVDEASQRLVQCTYECLEKAISIVKPGVRFREVGEVINRHALMSGFSVVKSYCGHGIGELFHCAPNIPHYARNKAVGIMKAGQTFTIEPMINAGVWRDRMWPDGWTAVTADGKCSAQFEHTLLVTETGVEVLTARLPTSPNVFPWIHS, encoded by the exons atggcGGGTGGAGGAGCAGATGCTGTTGAAACTGCAGCCTTGTGCTGTGCTAAATGTGGCAAACCAGCTCATCTTCA GTGCCCCAAATGTGTAGAGCTGAAGCTTCCCCGTGAAGGTGCTGCTTTCTG CACACAGGACTGTTTCAAGGCATCCTGGGGTTCTCATAAATCAATTCACTTGAAAGCGAAATTATTGGAACTTTCACCTGGCAATGAGCAAGATGCTACCTCTCCTGCAAGCAGTTGGCTTTATTGCTTGAAGAAAGGACAGGCTCGTACACTGAAAATGCCAAACTTTGATTGGACAGG GACACTAAGGCCGTATCCTATATCAAAAAAGCGTGAAGTTCCTGCTCACGTTGAACAACCTGATTGGGCAAGTGAT GGAATCCCAAAGGTTGAGCCAAATAGTGACCTGCAGCACACTGTTGAG ATCAAGACTCCCGACCAAATTGAGAGAATGCGAGAAACTTGTCGA ATTGCAAGAGAAGTTTTGGATGCAGCTGCCCGTGTTATTCGACCTGGCATAACTACTGATGAAATTGATGCGGTGGTTCATGAAGCTACTGTTTCTGCAG GTGGATACCCATCGCCTCTGAACTATCATTTCTTCCCAAAATCTTGCTGCAC GTCAGTTAATGAGGTAATCTGCCATGGAATTCCGGATGCAAGGTACCTCCTGCTTGAAACCAAGCATATTCATG GTGATCTCAATGAAACATTCTTTGTGGGCAACGTTGATGAAGCATCTCAGCGGCTCGTGCAATGTACATACGAGTGTTTGGAGAAGGCAATATCTATTG TCAAGCCTGGGGTACGATTTCGTGAAGTTGGAGAGGTCATCAATCGACACGCTTTGATGTCAGGCTTCTCTGTG GTCAAATCTTATTGTGGTCATGGTATTGGAGAGCTATTCCATTGTGCACCAAATATTCCGCATTATGCTA GAAATAAAGCAGTTGGTATAATGAAGGCTGGCCAGACCTTTACTATAGAACCAATGATCAATGCAG GTGTTTGGCGTGACCGGATGTGGCCTGATGGATGGACAGCTGTTACTGCAGATGGAAAATGCAGTGCTCAGTTTGAACACACTCTTTTG GTGACAGAGACGGGGGTTGAAGTTCTCACAGCACGCTTGCCAACATCCCCCAACGTGTTCCCCTGGATACATTCATAA